In Parasegetibacter sp. NRK P23, the genomic stretch CCTCACGTGGGTGTACCAATATGATGCCGCGGGCCTGAAACTGAGCGAAACGGCTTTGGATAAGCAGAAGGAGATGATGGGAAGAATTACGTATGCGTATGAGCGGTAGGCTATGCGTTTTTTTTTCACGCAAAGACGCAAGGGAGCCAGGACGCAAGGGGCTGTTCGGTTTTGGAGAACCTTGGGTTATTCTTGCATATTTTCATCAGCATTTATCCCTGAAAAAGTTTCTGTTTAGTGCCATTTATTTGACCTGTTCATATCCTAAACAAGAACTGACGTATCATTAGGATTTAACCAACAATAATATTTCAAAATACAAGCTATTTCACCACAAACAACGCCTTGCGTCTTGGCTCCCTTGCGTCTGCGCTGTGCGAAGCACAAAGCAGTTGCGTGAAAGAGATACACAAAAAACAGGCACACCTACCCCAAGCACCGTTTATATAACTGCACCGTATTCTCCAACCCCAGGTACAACGCATCCGCAATCAATGCGTGCCCTATAGATACTTCCAGCAACCCAGGCACTTCCTGCGCGAAAAACGCCAGGTTCTTCAGGTCCAGGTCGTGGCCCGCATTAATGCCCAGGCCCAGTTCCACCGCCTTTGCCGCCGCTGATCGGTAAGGCGCCACAGCCGTTTCTTTATTGGCGGGAAACAGCCGCGCGTAAGCTTCAGTATACAATTCAATGCGATCGGTACCCGTGGCCAGCGCGCCTTCCACCATTTCCACCACAGGATCCACGAATATGGAGGTGCGGATACCCGCGTTCCGGAAAATATTGATCGTTTCTACGAGGTAGTTCTTGTGTTCAATGGTGTTCCATCCGTGGTCGCTGGTGAGTTGCCCGTCGGCATCAGGAACTAGTGTGACCTGGTGTGGGCGCACTTCCAATACCAGTTGAATGAACTTTTCTTCCCTGGGATTGCCTTCTATATTAAACTCCGTGGTAATAATAGGTTTGATGTCGCGCACATCCTGGTAGCGGATATGGCGCTCGTCGGGACGTGGGTGCACAGTAACGCCATCCGCGCCAAAAAGCTGCACGTCAATGGCTGCTTTTACAACATCGGGTGTATTTCCTCCGCGGCTGTTGCGGAGCGTGGCGATCTTGTTGATATTGACCGAAAGTTTGGCATGTTCCTTCATGCCGCGAAGTTAGTTATTTATTCTCCTCGGCAATTCCGGCGAGCGCCTGTTCTTTTTCCAGTATCCAGGCGGGAAGCGGCATTTCCGTATGCATTTTCCAGTGCCCGTTCTCCCGGATGAGTTTAAACATAAGCCTGTTGCCACGGTCGTCGCAAACATCAACGGTGAACAATCCTTCGGGGAATGAATGTACTTTTCTGAAGTTGAACTCTCTCAACCTTCCTTCGCATTTCAGTAGTTCAGTAAACTGAATATTCTTTATAAACTCCAACTGCATGATTAAATGATTCGGATGAACTACCACAATAACTGTGCAAGAAATTCGAATCGGGGAATTTTAAATTTTGAATGATGAATTTTGAATGGGGTGGCTTCAATTCATCATTCAGATTATTTGCCGTGTGGTGGCTGCCTTATAAATAACCCCAATATATTCGAGGTTAAAGTGTAACGGCTTCAAGGCTAAAAAATAAATGTCGGATTTGGAATAGGATAAGTAACGTCTTTTTTGAAAAAATGGCATACCCTGATTGGCGTTTCACTTACCAATAAGCTATTCATCATAACAGGAATGGCTTCTCGCTACCCAATAACTCATCAACTACCATAAACTATGCCTCTCTCCCCCGGGAGAGGGGGCGGGGTGAGGCCAAAAAAGCTGCCAAATAAGGAATTATCCCCATCTGACAGCCTTTCTATAATATTCCGGATTTCAAATCAGAAATTACTCCTCAAACCTAACCCCACAATCCATCATTCAAAATCCAACATTAAAACTAGTACCTGTACAACTCCGGTTTAAACGGACCTTCTTTAGAAATACCCAGGTATTCAGCCTGCGCATCCGTCAGTTCATCCAATTCCACGCTGATCTTTTTCAGGTGCAGGCGTGCCACTTTTTCGTCAAGGTGCTTCGGCAGTACGTATACTTTGTTCTCGTATTTCTCGTGGTTCAGCCACAGTTCTATCTGGGCGAGCGTTTGGTTGGAGAAGGAGTTACTCATCACGAAGCTGGGGTGACCGGTG encodes the following:
- a CDS encoding pyridoxine 5'-phosphate synthase — protein: MKEHAKLSVNINKIATLRNSRGGNTPDVVKAAIDVQLFGADGVTVHPRPDERHIRYQDVRDIKPIITTEFNIEGNPREEKFIQLVLEVRPHQVTLVPDADGQLTSDHGWNTIEHKNYLVETINIFRNAGIRTSIFVDPVVEMVEGALATGTDRIELYTEAYARLFPANKETAVAPYRSAAAKAVELGLGINAGHDLDLKNLAFFAQEVPGLLEVSIGHALIADALYLGLENTVQLYKRCLG